From the genome of Paenibacillus sp.:
CCGAAGAAACGCGCGCCCGCGCGTCCACGTGCCGTCTTCGACCTTGTACAAGGTGAAAAAGACGCCGCCTAACCGGATGACGCGCAGCTGAATCCAGCCGTCGCGGATGTTCGTGAGGCGCAGGTCGGATTTGCTGTTTACCGTCGTTTTCGTTTCGATCTGTTTCACGAACTTCGTATACGCGCCATAACCCGTCGTGATAAAAATCCAGTTTTCTTCCCCGGGCACCCACGTTTCCATCGTTACGTCGCGCGGAGCGCGGGCCATCAGTCCGGCGAGGGAGTACGACTTTTGCGGAACGTCCGTCTCTTTGCCGGTCGTCAGCAGCCGGAAGGTAACGTCGAAATCGCCGGTCACTTCCTTGTAGAGAAACACCCCTCGGTCGTCCTCGAACCAGCCGCTAGCGTAAGGCGCTAAAAACAGCTCCCCGGCATGCGTTTCGTTCACGTCGAGCCGTTCCACGAAGTTTTTATGCCCCTCGACGGCCGACAGCTCCGTCCAATCGGCTAGCGTTGACGCATCCCCGAATTCGTCGCTGAGCACCGCGAGATCCTGCTCCGGCTCCGCCGCGGCCGCTTCCCCTGCGCTCTGCCCGCCGCCGCAGCCCGACAGCAGCGCAGCGCCGATCGTAAACAGCGCCAGCGTTTGTTTGATGGACACCGAGTCGCCCTCCCTTTTACACGCCTATGAATCCTTTCTTTCATCCTATGACATCCCCGGTCATTCCCCTAGTGACTTCGGTCATGCAGGCGGTCATCTTTCGCGGAGGAGTCCGCCCGCAGCCGGGCAAAACCGTTATAATAGAGGAAAATCAATCGCCGCACGCGAGAGAGTAGGATACTTATGTCCACCATTACCGTCGTGATCGCCGACGATCATATTTTGCTGCGGGACGGGCTGCAGACGATCATCAATTTGGAAGAAGATATGCGCGTCGTCGGCGCGGCGGACAACGGCGCCCAAGCGGTCGAACTCGCCGCCAGGCTGCGTCCGGACCTCGTGCTCATGGACGTCCAAATGCCCGTCATGACCGGCATCGAAGCGGCGCGAATCATTTTGGCGGAGCATCCGCAAACGAAAATCGTCATGCTGACCACATTCGACGAAGAGCAGTACATTATAGAAAGTATGGCGCAGGGCGCGGCGGGGTTTCTGCTGAAGGATTTGCCTGGCGACAAGTTGATTCAGGCGATCCGCGACGCCGCGAAGGGGCAGCTGCTGCTGTCCGGCGTCGCCGCGAACAAGCTGGCGGCCAGCGTCGCGCGCGCGCAAACCGGTGCGCAGCAAGCGTTCCGGGCCGATAAACTGCGCAAAGAGGGGCTGACGTTCACTCAGCGGGAACGCCACATCGCGCAG
Proteins encoded in this window:
- a CDS encoding response regulator transcription factor translates to MSTITVVIADDHILLRDGLQTIINLEEDMRVVGAADNGAQAVELAARLRPDLVLMDVQMPVMTGIEAARIILAEHPQTKIVMLTTFDEEQYIIESMAQGAAGFLLKDLPGDKLIQAIRDAAKGQLLLSGVAANKLAASVARAQTGAQQAFRADKLRKEGLTFTQRERHIAQLIAEGRTNKEIARMLYMSEGTVKNYVSVVYQKIGTNDRLRAIQYLKELLQP